The window GAAACTTGGATGGTACCTCCTATTACAAGGATCCAAGCATATAACATATAGGGATTCTTATGAAATACACTAAATTACCCAAAACTAGTCATGCTGAGCTTGAAAAAAAGCTTATTAAAAAGTGGAAAGCAGATAAAACTTTCGAAAAAAGTGTTGCTTTTAGGAGTTCTGATAATGGCTATGTTTTCTACGATGGTCCACCTTTTATTACAGGACAACCACACCACGGTACGCTGCTATCTAGTGTCGTTAAAGATGTAGTGCCTCGATTCTGGACAATGAAAGGCAAGCGCGTTGAACGGCGTTGGGGCTGGGATTGTCATGGACTACCTGCAGAGGTTTTTACAGAGAAAAAGCTCGGAATTCACGACAAACGCGATATAGGCAACAAAATCAGCCTCGAAGATTATATTATTACCTGTCGTGAAAACATGATTCAGACTGGCAGCGAGTGGGAAGATACTATCGACAGAATTGGTCGCTGGGTCGAGTTTAAGAATGCCTACAAAACTATGGACAAAGACTTTATGGAAAGTGTCTGGTGGGCGTTTAAAACGCTATACGACAAAGGTAGTATCTATGAAGGTGAAAAAGTCCTGATGTACTGTACGCGAGATGCTACGCCGCTTGCAAAGGCCGAAATAGCCATGGATAACTCTTACCAGGATGTGACAGATCCTAGTGTCTATGTACGTTTTAAACTTTCTAGAACTGCCAATACCAAACTTGGCCTAAAAAGTGCAAGCCTACTAGCTTGGACTACAACACCGTGGACTTTACCGTCTAATAGTGCTTTAGCCATAGATCGAAATATAAACTACGTGGCCGTTGAGCTCGATGGGGAGATACTTGTACTTGCCGAAGATTTACTCGATAAAGCTTTGACCGACGAAAAACACCAAGTATTGGTATATAAAAAGCTTAAAACAATCACTGGAAAACAGCTCGAAGGCATGAGCTATGAACCACTTTTTGAGCCCGTAGAAGTACTCAAGCACGAAAATGCTTTCAAGATATGGCATGCAGATTTTATTCATACAGATGAAGGCACGGGTATTGCACACGAATCACCCGCATATGGTGAAGAAGACTACGAGCTGAGTAAGCAGAACGATATACCCTGGGTAATGTCTACAGATGAGAATGGCTTTTTTACCATGGGAGATTGGCTGGGTCATAATATCTGGGAGGTAAACAAACAGATAGCCAAAGAGCTCAAAGAACGCGGTATAGTCTGGAAGATTGAGTACATTACGCACAGCTATCCACATTGCCATCGCTGTCAAACAAAACTGATGTACCGGGCCCATCCTAGCTGGTTTATGGATATTGCTAGCCAAAGACACGAAATGCTTGAAACGAACAAAGAAATTAATTGGTGGCCGAAACATATAAAAAATGGTCGATTTAAAAATACTGTCGATAGCGCACCGGACTGGAACTTGTCTCGTGACAGATTTTGGGCGACTCCACTACCTGTATGGCGTGGTAAAGACGACAACGGAGTAACTCACACCAAAGTGTTAGGTAGCTACAAAGAACTAGAAAAGCTGTCTGGCGTGGTCTTAAAAGACTATCATCGACCGTGGATAGATGATGTTACATTTACAATAGATGGTGTTAAATATGAACGCATAGACAAGGTTATGGATAGCTGGTTCGAGGCTGGGTCTATGCCTTTTGCGCAATATCATTATCCGTTCGAGAATAAGCAACAGTTCGAACAAAATTTCCCCGGAGACTTTATTGTCGAGTATGTAGCTCAGGTGAGAGCCTGGTTTTACTACATGCATGCTGTTTCTATAGGGCTGTTTGGTAAACCAGCTTTCAAAAACGTTGTAGTAACGGGCACGATAGCCGGTAATGATGGTCGCAAAATGAGCAAAAGTTTTGGCAACTATACCGATCCAGTCGAGCTTGTCGATACCTACAGTGCCGATGCGTACCGACTACTATTAGTCGGCTCACCACTATTAAACGGCGAAGATTATGCCTTAATCGACAAAGATGTAGCGGATGTCCATCGTAAGTTAACTACGTTAATGAACACATTAGATTTCTTTATTTTGTACGCTGAGGCAGATAACTGGCAATCTAAACCAGAACACCTAATTGCTCCAGACTCTACCAACATCCTTGATCGCTGGGTGCTATCAGTTTACGAAGATCTAAGGGCTCATGTAGAGCAGCATATGTTGGTCTACGATTTACCTAACGCCGTAAAGACAGTTGGTCAATTTATCGATGATCTTTCGAATTGGTACGTTAGACGCAGTCGAAAGCGCTTCTGGAAGTCGATAAACGACAACGACAAGGAGATGGCCTACCATACTCTGTATTACATATTAGTTAACTTCTCGAAAGTTTTAGCACCGTTTGCACCGTTCATGGCCGATTATATCTATCAGCAGGTGAGTGGTGATGAACAGTCGGTCCACTTGCAAGATTGGCCTGATGCAATCGCTAAGGATGCAGATTTACTCGAGGTGATGCAACGAACCAGAACCTATATTACGGATGGACTAGCCGCTCGAGCCGAATCTGGAATTAAGGTTCGCCAACCGCTCGCCAAATTAACTATTTACGACAATCAAGAGCTAGCCGCCGATGTGCTAGAAATAGTTGCCGAAGAAATGAATGTTAAGCAAGT of the Candidatus Nomurabacteria bacterium genome contains:
- a CDS encoding isoleucine--tRNA ligase — encoded protein: MKYTKLPKTSHAELEKKLIKKWKADKTFEKSVAFRSSDNGYVFYDGPPFITGQPHHGTLLSSVVKDVVPRFWTMKGKRVERRWGWDCHGLPAEVFTEKKLGIHDKRDIGNKISLEDYIITCRENMIQTGSEWEDTIDRIGRWVEFKNAYKTMDKDFMESVWWAFKTLYDKGSIYEGEKVLMYCTRDATPLAKAEIAMDNSYQDVTDPSVYVRFKLSRTANTKLGLKSASLLAWTTTPWTLPSNSALAIDRNINYVAVELDGEILVLAEDLLDKALTDEKHQVLVYKKLKTITGKQLEGMSYEPLFEPVEVLKHENAFKIWHADFIHTDEGTGIAHESPAYGEEDYELSKQNDIPWVMSTDENGFFTMGDWLGHNIWEVNKQIAKELKERGIVWKIEYITHSYPHCHRCQTKLMYRAHPSWFMDIASQRHEMLETNKEINWWPKHIKNGRFKNTVDSAPDWNLSRDRFWATPLPVWRGKDDNGVTHTKVLGSYKELEKLSGVVLKDYHRPWIDDVTFTIDGVKYERIDKVMDSWFEAGSMPFAQYHYPFENKQQFEQNFPGDFIVEYVAQVRAWFYYMHAVSIGLFGKPAFKNVVVTGTIAGNDGRKMSKSFGNYTDPVELVDTYSADAYRLLLVGSPLLNGEDYALIDKDVADVHRKLTTLMNTLDFFILYAEADNWQSKPEHLIAPDSTNILDRWVLSVYEDLRAHVEQHMLVYDLPNAVKTVGQFIDDLSNWYVRRSRKRFWKSINDNDKEMAYHTLYYILVNFSKVLAPFAPFMADYIYQQVSGDEQSVHLQDWPDAIAKDADLLEVMQRTRTYITDGLAARAESGIKVRQPLAKLTIYDNQELAADVLEIVAEEMNVKQVSFEVSKQYNILLDTDLTNDLIAEGAIREFVRLVQQSRKQIGLDISDHIKLEFKADTLAKAAIKDHEAYIQTETLADAVEEVVGLEGDSEKIYKSDAWGVVFRVSKI